The DNA sequence CATTTCCTCTTTATATTTATAGAAAATTCATATAAGGAGGTTTCAGTATGAAAAAGGTATTCGTGGTAGCTTTGATCGTGGCAGTAGGGTTTGCCCTCGGCGGTATCTCCTATGCGGCATGGTGGGGCGGAGGCTATGGCCCCGGATACGGCAGTCAGACGGACGTGAAGGCTCTGCGGAGCTTCCAGAAAGAGACCCTGCCGTTGCGGGACGATCTCATTGCCAAAAGGGCGGAAATTCAGAACGAGTACACCAAAGATAACCCTGACCAGACTCGTATAGCGACCCTCCAGAAAGAGATGATCGATCTGCAGACAAAGATTCAGGATACAGCCCAGAAGCAGGGCCTGTCTGCCTGGGGTCCTGGCTGGATGATGGGTGGCGGTTATGGCCCCGGCTGGGCTACGGGACACAGAGGTTACAGAATGGGCTACAGGGGCGACTACGGCAGCGGTTACTGCCCTATGTGGTAGGATTTGATTTGAGAGCAAGATTACGGTAGGTTTACGTAATCTTGCTCTTGAAGGAGATAGAATGGCAATGCGTAGTTTGTTCCTGATCATTTTTCTTTTTGTGACGTTGGTGGCAGTACCACTAATCTCAGTGGCGCAACCCATGGGAAGAGGTATGTATCAAGGTGTCCCTTACGGCCACTATTGCCCGGGTATGCAGTGGGGACCCTATGGCGTGAGGAAACCTGTGGGGACTACGGAACAGGCAAAACAGGTAATAGAGACCTACCTCTCAGACAATAGCCAGAGACTAAAGGTCGGAAACATAACTGAGAAAAATTGGTATTTTGAGGCCGAGATTCTGGATCGGGGCAAGACGGTCATCGATAAGGTAATCGTAGACAAGAGGTCAGGTAGAATAAGATCAATCTATTGATCCACAGGCGGTGGGACTACAAGTAACGGAATTGCCCCCACATAGAAACCCAAATAATCTATCCGTTTTCCAGAAGATCAGGAACGCTCTTGTTCCATCCATCCGGGCTTCCAATGGAGGTGTACGTTCTTAACTGATTCAACAACTCCACCATCCTTGCCGTTGGAGACTTATAATAGATATAATAGAAGATCAAAACCGGGAATATCCATGCTTATTAATGCCTTAATATATTCATATAATCTTACCCGGCATGAATATAAGCCATCCCATCCGTTAAAGCCCGAGCGGGCACGGCTCATGTCCGAGCTGCTCAACAGGTACGGCCTTATCTCAGAAGAGAATCAAAGGATTGTCGCGCCTTTACCCATTAACGAGGGCAGAGGGGACGTCCTGGCTTAATCAAAGTCAATAACTATCTCCCAAAAATTTCTTGTAAATTGATTTATCCCCCCCATTAGCCCGCCCCTTTTTTAATCTTCCTCCAAAGGTCATAAAAACGCAATTAAATTTTCTGCCGTCACACCAGAAATCATCTCGGCCAATCAAAAAAACTGCAATGAAAAGTAATTGAAGTATTGAACGACGTCCCCTTTATCCTGTCTTCAGCAAAATACTGACACCGGAAGTTGAAAGGGCGATCCCCGAGGTCGCCGGTCTCATCATTGAAGACTTATGTCCCGGCAATGGGAGGGGTTAGTTGCGTTTGTTCACTATGTCCCTCATTGCACGGCGTTTCTTATGGCTCTTGTTGAATCTTTTCCATCATGTCCTTAAGATAGAGTTTTTTCTTTTTGAGCAGTTTCATCTCCATTTCTTCATCATCGGAAAGGTGGGTTTTTTCGTAGAGCCTCTTCAACTTTTCATCGAGTGACTTATGCGCAATACAAACCTCGTTGTAGCGCTCCTCTTTGGTTTTGATTTCTTCCATGGATACGGACTCCTCTCCTTTATTTTGCTCCGGACAATCCGGCAGAGCTCTTGAAATATTTTAGCAGGAGTTGCCTCCTGTGGCCCTTCTGCTTATTTCCCCTGACTTTTTCGACTAGAGGAGTATTTTCTTTACCCGGCCTATTTCTCCGCTTTCCAGACGGACTTTTATTCCATGCGGATGTTGTGGCGATGCGGTGAGAATATCCTTTACCGTCCCATTCGTCAGTACGCCTGTCCGCTGATCCTTTTTCAGGACAATTGATACTTTAATGCCCCGTTGAATATTAGATCGTATTGTTCCGTCCATGTCGCTTTCCTCTATACCATACCACACGGGCACGATTTCCTCAATTCCACCTGCTTATCAGCGGTGGGCTGTTGTCAGAATTGAAGATTACGGGTGGAAAGAAAGTAATACGAAGTTTAGACGGAGCGTATCTGAGGCGGGTGGGGGAGCAAAACAGCGTTCCGGCCGATTGACGCCCATTTGATTTCATGCCTGTTATGTAA is a window from the Syntrophorhabdaceae bacterium genome containing:
- a CDS encoding YwbE family protein; this encodes MDGTIRSNIQRGIKVSIVLKKDQRTGVLTNGTVKDILTASPQHPHGIKVRLESGEIGRVKKILL